A part of Marinomonas rhizomae genomic DNA contains:
- a CDS encoding ABC transporter permease — MANLAHPSFASKSKWNWLKMAAMLIAAILALPILVVVINVLTGDSEVWQHLYQTVLTEYISNSLLLMLGVGTGVLIIGVPCAWLTSMCDFSGRAFLSWALLLPMAVPAYIIAYTYTGVLDFAGPVQTFIRELTGWRYGEYWFFEIRSLGGAIVMLTLVLYPYVYLMSRAAFLEQSENTLEVSRTLGYSGRAVFFKLALPLARPAIVTGLTLALMETLADYGTVQYFSVNTFTTGILRTFYGFGDVAAASQLAGVLLIFVAVLILLERHSRHRIRYHASGLKKASSRRIVLSGGRGLMACIFCLFPILVGFLIPVSVLAYWAIFKAEMPGTNFIQLAWNSFYLAAMASLIVVSLALVLSYAIRLNSGKTVRASVGIAGLGYALPGTIIAIGTIVPLAWLDHRIIDLVKHYSGDRVGLIFSGTLVALLFAYTVRFMAVSLGAVQNGLGKIKPSMDMAGRSLGMSPFKVLTRIHIPLLKGSVLTAILIVFVDVLKELPATLVLRPFNFNTLAVRAFELASDERLVDAAPASLMIVLVGLVPVILLSRSISSRTDSAK, encoded by the coding sequence ATGGCTAATTTAGCTCACCCGAGTTTCGCAAGTAAGTCTAAGTGGAATTGGTTGAAAATGGCGGCAATGCTAATTGCTGCCATTTTAGCATTACCCATCTTGGTTGTAGTGATTAACGTTTTGACCGGTGATAGTGAGGTGTGGCAACACCTTTACCAGACTGTTTTAACGGAATATATATCTAACTCTTTGTTGCTTATGTTGGGTGTTGGCACTGGTGTGCTGATAATTGGTGTGCCTTGTGCTTGGTTAACTAGTATGTGCGATTTTTCTGGTCGTGCATTTCTTTCTTGGGCCTTGCTGCTACCTATGGCAGTGCCTGCCTATATTATTGCTTATACCTACACTGGAGTATTGGATTTCGCTGGCCCAGTGCAAACCTTCATTCGCGAACTAACTGGTTGGCGATATGGTGAATATTGGTTCTTTGAAATACGCTCGCTCGGAGGTGCCATTGTCATGCTAACTTTGGTGCTGTATCCCTATGTGTATCTAATGAGCCGAGCGGCTTTTTTAGAGCAATCAGAGAATACGTTAGAAGTCAGTCGCACACTTGGTTACTCTGGCCGTGCTGTATTTTTCAAATTGGCACTTCCTCTTGCTCGTCCTGCTATTGTGACTGGTTTAACCTTGGCACTTATGGAGACATTGGCAGATTACGGCACAGTACAATATTTCAGTGTAAATACTTTCACTACAGGTATTTTACGAACTTTTTATGGTTTTGGTGATGTGGCAGCTGCTTCTCAGTTAGCGGGTGTTTTACTTATATTTGTCGCTGTGTTGATACTGCTTGAGCGGCATTCACGACATCGTATTCGCTATCATGCATCAGGTTTAAAAAAAGCCAGCAGTCGGCGCATCGTTTTAAGCGGTGGCCGAGGATTGATGGCTTGCATTTTTTGTTTATTCCCCATTCTAGTGGGCTTTCTTATTCCTGTAAGTGTGCTGGCGTATTGGGCGATATTTAAAGCAGAAATGCCCGGAACAAACTTTATTCAATTGGCGTGGAATTCATTTTATCTTGCTGCGATGGCTTCTTTGATAGTGGTGAGTTTGGCCTTGGTGCTGAGCTATGCGATTCGTTTGAATAGCGGTAAAACAGTTAGAGCATCGGTTGGAATCGCTGGTTTAGGTTACGCTTTGCCCGGGACCATTATCGCGATCGGTACTATTGTTCCGTTGGCTTGGTTAGACCATCGAATTATTGATTTGGTTAAACATTACAGTGGTGACAGAGTTGGCTTAATTTTCTCAGGTACGTTAGTGGCACTATTATTTGCCTACACGGTTCGATTTATGGCGGTGTCGTTAGGCGCTGTTCAAAATGGTCTTGGAAAAATCAAGCCTAGTATGGATATGGCTGGGCGTTCGCTCGGCATGTCGCCTTTTAAAGTATTAACGCGCATCCATATTCCGTTATTAAAAGGTTCGGTTTTAACGGCGATCTTAATTGTCTTTGTCGATGTTCTAAAAGAATTACCTGCTACCTTGGTATTGCGACCGTTCAATTTTAATACCTTAGCGGTGAGAGCGTTTGAACTGGCGTCAGATGAACGCTTAGTTGACGCTGCGCCTGCATCATTAATGATAGTGCTGGTGGGGTTAGTACCAGTGATTTTATTGAGTCGTTCCATTTCTTCTCGCACTGACAGTGCTAAATAA
- a CDS encoding ABC transporter ATP-binding protein, producing the protein MSSLPPHKLLKEMILTDVSVGYEGNAVVKNASFKLLEGQIGCLLGPSGCGKSTLLRAIAGFESLMAGEIGIDGEVISSSSHSVNPEHRFIGMVFQDIALFPHLTIAQNIAFGLSAWTKESVQERVTYLLNLVGLAGFESRYPHSLSGGQQQRVALARAIAPKPKLLLMDEPFSGLDAKLREELVPDIRAILQHEKMSALLVTHDQMEAFAMADQVSVMSEGVIHQTGSPYQIYHRPETRFVASFIGHGDFLTATVCGPDCVHSDLGNIRGDLHHGFADNTEVDLLVRPDDILHDDDSEFIGVIVSRWFRGSHFLYRVKLSSGKVVYCFASSHHNHSVGQEIGLSVHLDHLVMFPR; encoded by the coding sequence ATGTCATCGTTACCTCCTCATAAACTATTGAAAGAAATGATACTGACCGATGTTTCGGTTGGTTACGAGGGGAATGCGGTTGTCAAAAATGCTTCCTTTAAGTTGTTAGAAGGACAGATAGGTTGTTTGCTTGGACCAAGTGGCTGCGGTAAATCTACCTTGTTGCGTGCCATTGCAGGCTTTGAGTCTTTAATGGCGGGTGAAATAGGCATTGATGGCGAGGTTATTTCCAGTTCATCTCACAGTGTGAATCCTGAACATCGTTTTATTGGTATGGTTTTTCAAGATATCGCCTTGTTTCCACATCTTACCATTGCACAAAATATTGCTTTTGGCTTGTCAGCTTGGACTAAAGAGTCAGTACAGGAACGTGTGACTTACTTGTTAAACTTAGTTGGGTTGGCAGGTTTTGAATCTCGCTATCCGCACTCTCTTTCTGGTGGGCAACAGCAACGCGTCGCTTTGGCGCGAGCCATTGCCCCTAAGCCTAAATTATTGCTGATGGATGAACCCTTCTCTGGGCTGGATGCCAAGTTAAGAGAAGAGTTAGTGCCTGATATACGCGCCATATTACAGCATGAAAAAATGAGTGCTTTATTAGTGACGCATGATCAGATGGAAGCCTTTGCCATGGCGGATCAGGTATCAGTTATGAGCGAAGGGGTGATTCATCAAACCGGTTCGCCGTATCAGATTTATCATCGACCAGAAACGCGCTTTGTGGCGAGTTTTATTGGCCATGGAGACTTTTTAACGGCAACCGTCTGTGGGCCAGATTGTGTGCATTCTGACTTAGGCAATATCCGTGGCGATTTACATCACGGTTTCGCTGACAATACTGAAGTGGATTTGTTGGTCCGTCCTGATGATATTTTGCATGATGACGACAGTGAGTTTATTGGTGTTATTGTTAGCCGCTGGTTTCGAGGATCGCATTTTTTATATCGAGTGAAATTGTCTTCTGGAAAGGTAGTATATTGTTTTGCTTCTTCCCATCACAATCACTCTGTTGGTCAGGAAATTGGATTAAGCGTTCATTTAGATCACTTGGTGATGTTCCCGCGTTAG
- a CDS encoding HDOD domain-containing protein, whose product MSSTLNENQLKLILQGISIPPQPQIMVDLHMEQAMPDPDMDRISDIISQDVSLSAAVLKLVNSASFNLPKKITSIQKAVMLLGPNSVTNIVNGLAVKSELSDEAIQSLHSFWDTASEVAAICSSLANQLGFKYQDECYALGLFHNAGIPLMLKRFDGYQDVLKQGYQDPEFNLTDLENQTFKTNHSVIGYYLAKSWGLPKSCCAVIAKHHRVEYLFRHRVPGDSINLTFASILKMAEHIASTFRHIGGANEDHEWQKIGHYALDHLELTEYDFEGMIEVCHEQGIGTV is encoded by the coding sequence ATGTCATCTACATTAAATGAAAATCAGCTTAAACTTATCCTGCAAGGCATTAGCATTCCACCACAGCCACAGATAATGGTGGATCTACACATGGAACAGGCCATGCCTGACCCAGACATGGACCGTATATCAGATATTATTTCACAGGATGTGAGCCTTTCAGCGGCCGTATTAAAACTGGTCAACTCAGCGTCTTTTAATTTGCCTAAAAAAATTACCTCAATTCAAAAAGCGGTGATGCTGCTTGGCCCAAATAGTGTCACTAATATTGTTAATGGCCTTGCGGTAAAAAGCGAATTGTCTGATGAGGCAATACAATCACTGCACAGTTTTTGGGACACAGCCAGCGAAGTTGCGGCGATTTGCTCCAGCCTAGCCAACCAACTTGGTTTTAAATATCAAGATGAATGCTATGCATTAGGGCTGTTTCATAACGCTGGTATCCCTTTGATGCTTAAACGCTTTGACGGTTACCAAGATGTGTTAAAACAAGGCTATCAAGACCCTGAGTTCAATCTAACCGACCTCGAAAACCAAACCTTTAAAACTAACCACTCTGTGATTGGCTATTATTTAGCAAAGTCATGGGGATTGCCTAAAAGTTGCTGCGCTGTCATAGCCAAACACCATCGGGTCGAATATCTATTTCGCCACAGAGTACCGGGCGACTCTATCAACCTAACCTTTGCTTCCATTTTAAAAATGGCTGAACACATAGCATCTACTTTCAGGCATATAGGTGGAGCAAATGAAGACCATGAATGGCAAAAAATTGGCCATTACGCTCTGGATCATTTAGAACTGACGGAATACGACTTTGAAGGCATGATTGAAGTGTGCCACGAGCAGGGAATCGGAACAGTTTAA
- a CDS encoding class I SAM-dependent rRNA methyltransferase, with product MSVIRLKGQADRRLRAGHQWIYSNEVDTSATPLKQFTPGDQVVVETAQGKPLGIATINPNTLICGRLMSRSTDTFLNKSTLVHRIKIALSLRELTYPAPYYRLVFGDSDGLSGLVVDRFADVLVVQISTAGMERVKNEIVEALQDVVKPSAILMKNDGKMRQIEGLETYVEEAFGTVPELVFLQENGVLFQAPVWDGQKTGWFYDHRENRKTMQNFCDGKRVLDVFSYIGGWGVQAASAGATDVTFIDASESALSHVGENLKLNQYEGGSNLMHGDAFEAMQSLIEDKERFDVVIMDPPAFIARRKDIKAGEGAYHRANQLAMRLVAKGGILVSGSCSMHLETGRLHDIIRSNSRQLERFSQLIYRGTQAPDHPVHPAIEETEYLKALFYRIHNNMGL from the coding sequence TTGAGTGTTATTCGACTAAAAGGTCAAGCTGATCGCCGATTAAGGGCTGGACATCAATGGATATACAGTAATGAGGTAGATACCTCAGCGACGCCATTAAAGCAATTTACTCCAGGGGATCAGGTTGTTGTCGAAACAGCTCAAGGTAAACCTCTTGGAATTGCGACAATCAATCCTAATACCTTGATTTGTGGTCGCTTAATGAGCCGTAGTACCGATACGTTTTTAAATAAATCGACTTTGGTTCATCGTATAAAAATTGCGTTATCTTTGCGCGAGCTTACGTATCCTGCGCCATATTACCGACTTGTTTTTGGTGATTCTGATGGCTTGTCTGGCTTAGTGGTTGACCGCTTTGCTGATGTATTGGTCGTACAAATTTCGACTGCAGGCATGGAACGCGTGAAAAACGAAATTGTTGAAGCTTTGCAAGATGTGGTGAAGCCGTCAGCTATTCTGATGAAAAATGATGGCAAGATGCGTCAAATTGAAGGCCTTGAGACTTATGTTGAAGAAGCTTTCGGTACGGTGCCAGAATTGGTTTTCCTACAAGAAAATGGTGTGTTGTTCCAAGCGCCAGTGTGGGATGGACAAAAAACAGGCTGGTTCTATGATCACCGTGAAAACCGTAAAACCATGCAAAACTTCTGTGATGGAAAGCGCGTATTAGACGTATTTTCCTACATTGGTGGTTGGGGAGTTCAAGCGGCATCAGCTGGTGCAACCGATGTTACTTTTATTGATGCGTCTGAGAGTGCGTTGAGTCATGTAGGTGAAAACCTTAAGTTGAATCAATATGAAGGTGGTTCTAACTTAATGCATGGTGATGCCTTTGAGGCGATGCAGTCTTTGATTGAAGACAAAGAGCGCTTTGATGTGGTCATTATGGACCCACCGGCTTTCATTGCTCGCCGTAAAGATATTAAGGCGGGTGAAGGGGCTTATCATAGAGCAAATCAACTGGCGATGCGCTTGGTTGCTAAGGGCGGTATTTTGGTTTCAGGCTCCTGTTCTATGCATTTAGAAACAGGGCGCTTGCACGATATTATTCGCAGCAATAGCCGTCAGTTAGAGCGATTCTCACAATTGATTTACCGTGGTACGCAAGCGCCAGATCATCCTGTGCATCCTGCTATTGAAGAAACAGAATACCTAAAAGCACTGTTTTATCGTATCCATAACAATATGGGTTTATAG
- a CDS encoding HAD family hydrolase — protein sequence MTLAIFDLDGTLLNGDSDYTWGQFLVEKGLVDSQVYKQANDKFFEEYQAGTLDIHEYLAFSLEPLTKFSKQELAKLHNTFMQEKVQPMMQEKANALLKHHKDQGHFLLMITATNQFVTGPIGDALGMDHIIAPVPEIIDDHYTGKIVGVPSFQAGKVTRLNDWLAETGHSMEGSYFYSDSRNDLPLLELVAHPIAVDADETLTKIAQDRGWQHISLRD from the coding sequence GTGACACTCGCAATATTTGACTTAGACGGCACATTATTAAACGGCGACAGTGATTACACTTGGGGACAATTTCTGGTCGAGAAAGGCCTAGTAGACAGCCAAGTGTACAAACAGGCGAACGATAAGTTCTTCGAAGAGTACCAAGCAGGTACTTTAGACATTCATGAATATTTGGCGTTTAGCTTAGAACCACTCACCAAGTTTTCAAAACAAGAACTAGCTAAACTTCATAACACTTTTATGCAGGAAAAAGTTCAGCCGATGATGCAAGAAAAAGCCAACGCTTTGCTAAAGCATCACAAAGACCAAGGCCATTTCTTGCTGATGATTACTGCGACCAATCAGTTTGTTACTGGGCCAATTGGCGATGCCTTGGGCATGGATCATATCATTGCGCCTGTGCCAGAGATTATTGATGATCACTACACAGGAAAAATTGTTGGTGTACCCAGTTTCCAAGCAGGCAAAGTCACGCGCCTCAATGATTGGCTCGCTGAAACAGGACACTCAATGGAAGGCAGTTATTTTTACAGTGACTCACGCAATGATTTGCCTTTGCTAGAATTAGTCGCTCACCCAATTGCAGTGGACGCGGATGAGACTCTAACAAAGATTGCGCAAGATCGTGGTTGGCAACACATCTCTCTAAGGGATTAA
- a CDS encoding RNA pyrophosphohydrolase, which yields MIDADGYRPNVGIILMNERGQLLWARRVGQNAWQFPQGGIKPDETPEEALYRELKEEVGLDPHQVEIVGKTRGWLRYRLPKRMLRHNSKPLCIGQKQKWFLLSIRCPDASVCVDGTETPEFDGWRWVSYWYPLGQVVAFKKDVYRRALKELIPCAHRRLEK from the coding sequence GTGATTGATGCAGACGGATACAGACCGAATGTGGGCATCATACTGATGAACGAGCGTGGCCAGCTCCTTTGGGCGAGACGTGTTGGGCAGAATGCTTGGCAGTTTCCGCAAGGGGGGATTAAACCTGATGAAACACCTGAAGAAGCTTTATATCGAGAGTTAAAAGAAGAAGTGGGATTAGACCCACATCAGGTGGAAATCGTAGGGAAAACCCGAGGTTGGCTGCGTTATCGTCTTCCTAAACGCATGCTAAGACACAATAGTAAGCCTTTATGTATTGGACAAAAACAGAAATGGTTTCTTCTTTCTATTCGTTGCCCTGATGCATCTGTGTGCGTGGATGGAACTGAAACGCCTGAATTTGATGGTTGGCGTTGGGTAAGTTATTGGTACCCACTTGGCCAAGTTGTGGCATTTAAAAAAGATGTTTACCGCCGAGCGCTGAAAGAGCTGATCCCCTGCGCACATCGTCGACTAGAAAAGTGA